One part of the Symphalangus syndactylus isolate Jambi chromosome 1, NHGRI_mSymSyn1-v2.1_pri, whole genome shotgun sequence genome encodes these proteins:
- the LOC129475271 gene encoding RNA-binding protein 4B isoform X2 encodes MVKLFIGNLPREATEQEIRSLFEQYGKVLECDIIKNYGFVHIEDKTAAEDAIRNLHHYKLHGVNINVEASKNKSKASTKLHVGNISPTCTNQELRAKFEEYGPVIECDIVKDYAFVHMERAEDAVEAIRGLDNTEFQGRIIAD; translated from the exons ATGGTGAAGCTGTTCATCGGAAACCTTCCCAGGGAGGCCACAGAGCAGGAGATTCGCTCTCTTTTCGAACAGTATGGGAAGGTGCTGGAATGTGACATAATTAAGAACTACGGCTTTGTGCACATAGAAGACAAAACTGCAGCTGAAGATGCCATACGAAACCTGCACCATTACAAGCTTCATGGGGTGAACATCAACGTGGAAGCCAGCAAGAATAAGAGCAAAGCTTCAACCAAGTTACACGTGGGTAACATCAGCCCCACTTGTACCAACCAAGAGCTTCGAGCCAAGTTTGAGGAGTATGGTCCGGTTATCGAATGTGACATCGTGAAAGATTATGCCTTCGTACACATGGAGcgggcagaggatgcagtggaGGCCATCAGGGGCCTTGACAACACAGAGTTTCAAG GTAGGATAATTGCGGACTGA
- the LOC129475271 gene encoding RNA-binding protein 4B isoform X1, producing the protein MVKLFIGNLPREATEQEIRSLFEQYGKVLECDIIKNYGFVHIEDKTAAEDAIRNLHHYKLHGVNINVEASKNKSKASTKLHVGNISPTCTNQELRAKFEEYGPVIECDIVKDYAFVHMERAEDAVEAIRGLDNTEFQGKRMHVQLSTSRLRTAPGMGDQSGCYRCGKEGHWSKECPVDRTGRVADFTEQYNEQYGAVRTPYTMGYGESMYYNDAYGALDYYKRYRVRSYEAVAAAAAASAYNYAEQTMSHLPQVQSTTVTSHLNSTSVDPYDRHLLPNSGTAVTSAAMAAAAATTSSYYGRDRSPLRRAAAMLPTVGEGYGYGPESELSQASTATRNSLYDMARYEREQYVDRARYSAF; encoded by the exons ATGGTGAAGCTGTTCATCGGAAACCTTCCCAGGGAGGCCACAGAGCAGGAGATTCGCTCTCTTTTCGAACAGTATGGGAAGGTGCTGGAATGTGACATAATTAAGAACTACGGCTTTGTGCACATAGAAGACAAAACTGCAGCTGAAGATGCCATACGAAACCTGCACCATTACAAGCTTCATGGGGTGAACATCAACGTGGAAGCCAGCAAGAATAAGAGCAAAGCTTCAACCAAGTTACACGTGGGTAACATCAGCCCCACTTGTACCAACCAAGAGCTTCGAGCCAAGTTTGAGGAGTATGGTCCGGTTATCGAATGTGACATCGTGAAAGATTATGCCTTCGTACACATGGAGcgggcagaggatgcagtggaGGCCATCAGGGGCCTTGACAACACAGAGTTTCAAG GCAAAAGAATGCATGTGCAGTTGTCCACAAGCCGGCTTCGGACTGCCCCTGGTATGGGAGACCAGAGTGGCTGCTATCGGTGTGGGAAAGAAGGGCACTGGTCCAAAGAGTGCCCAGTAGATCGTACGGGTCGTGTGGCAGACTTTACTGAGCAGTATAATGAACAATATGGAGCAGTTCGCACACCTTACACCATGGGCTACGGGGAATCCATGTATTACAACGATGCATATGGAGCACTCGACTACTATAAGCGATACCGGGTCCGCTCTTATGAGGCAGTAGCAGCGGCGGCAGCGGCTTCTGCATACAACTACGCAGAGCAGACCATGTCCCATCTGCCTCAAGTCCAAAGCACAACTGTGACCAGCCACCTCAATTCTACTTCTGTTGATCCCTACGACAGACACCTATTGCCAAACTCTGGCACTGCTGTCACTTCAGCTGCTATGGCTGCTGCTGCGGCCACCACTTCCTCCTACTATGGAAGGGACAGGAGCCCACTGCGTCGTGCTGCAGCCATGCTCCCCACAGTTGGAGAGGGCTACGGTTATGGGCCAGAGAGTGAGTTATCTCAGGCTTCCACAGCTACACGGAATTCTCTGTATGACATGGCCCGGTATGAACGGGAGCAGTATGTGGACCGAGCCCGGTACTCAGCCTTTTAA